The DNA region TGATTGAACAGTAACAAGCCCATTTGATATTTAGTTAGGTTTTGGTTCACGTGCTGAGATTTCATTGGTCACGCTTCGGTTTCATTAACCGCTCCAGATGAAGGGTCAGATACAACTGTTCCGAATGCGTCATATCATACTGATAGTTCTTATGGATAAAAGTCTCAATCTTGCCGATGCATTTGAAAGTTTCGGGATAGTTTTTCCGTACGACCTCATATAAATATTCCTCCGCATCGTCATGTGACGCGTGAGTAATTACACGTTGGCAGAAATACTTCAAATGCGTAATAAAACGGAAATAGTTGACGCTATCTTCATCCAATTCAACATTGAAGTGATATTTGATAATGTTCATGATCTCTTGAAGCAGCTGCATCAAATGGGTGACATCGTTCATGGAATCATTCACTTCCGCATTGATGAAATGCAGCGCTATGTTGCATATTTCATCCTTGGGAAACTCCACATCCAATCTTTCCTTCAGCAAGGTGAGCGCTTCCCTGGCCACATCAAACTCGGCCTTGTAGAAATGCTGTACTTCCCAGGAGAGTGGATTACGAGTAATCATTCCCTTTTCCAGACGCTGGACAGCAAAATGAATGTGATCCGACAGGGAGACATAAATCCCGTCACTGATGGTTTTGTTCAATTGCGTACGTGCCAATGTCACGATATCATCCGTCACCTGCAGGATTTCAACTGGGACTTCCGTTACAATGGACTTGAACCTCTCATAGATCGATGCATCCTGAAGCCGGAAAACTTTCTCAATCCGCTCTTCATCAATCACGTCGCCTGCCTTGAACTTAAACCCGATGCCCCGGCCGAGGATCAGCAGTTCCTGATTTTTATCATCTACGGTACTGACAATATTGTTATTAAATATCTGTTTAATAATCATTATGGACCCACCTGTTTTTTTTGAGGATTAAAAAAAGGGCAAAACCAAAATAGAAATAATAAAATCATTTCCATAGTGGTTTTGCCCGCATTACCGGTAACAAGCCTCGGAACTAATTTATCATAACCTGAAAACGGTGTCAACCAAAAATGCTACCACTACTTTTTTACTTCGTCTTGCTTTCAAGAAACATTTCCCTATACTTCCACGTTTGAGAATATGCAATCTTAATATGTACATGTTTATACAGAAACAAACTGGAGAAGTCTTCTAATCGCATTGAAATGTTTCCTGTTCACAGGAAACTCATCTGCCTTGCGCATAAATATGAGCCCTTCTTCCGAAGGGCTCACTGTCACCAACTATTGTCGATTATTGCTGAAACGTCATATTTATTGTTGGAACGTCACGTTAATCTGTACAATCTCCGAACGACTGCTCGTACGAATTGGAGGTCCCCAGAAGCCAAATCCTGAGGTCACGATGGAGTGCATGGAACCCTTTTGCAAATAACCCCAATCATTCTCGTAGATGGCCTTAGTAATAAACTGAGCGGGTGCGATCTGACCACGATGGGTGTGACCTGACACAACCAGATCCACATGGTTTTGCTCCGCAATATCCAAATCATAAGGCTGGTGATCCATCATGAGCACAGGCTTGCTCAGGTCGGTATCCTTCATCAATGTTGCTACTTCTGCACGATCCTTCTCTGTGCGGTCT from Paenibacillus sp. JNUCC-31 includes:
- the licT gene encoding BglG family transcription antiterminator LicT codes for the protein MIIKQIFNNNIVSTVDDKNQELLILGRGIGFKFKAGDVIDEERIEKVFRLQDASIYERFKSIVTEVPVEILQVTDDIVTLARTQLNKTISDGIYVSLSDHIHFAVQRLEKGMITRNPLSWEVQHFYKAEFDVAREALTLLKERLDVEFPKDEICNIALHFINAEVNDSMNDVTHLMQLLQEIMNIIKYHFNVELDEDSVNYFRFITHLKYFCQRVITHASHDDAEEYLYEVVRKNYPETFKCIGKIETFIHKNYQYDMTHSEQLYLTLHLERLMKPKRDQ